The Zhihengliuella sp. ISTPL4 genomic interval GGCATCGACGTCGCCCGCTGGAAGGAGGAGGCGGCGCGCGACCCCGAGGGATTCACCCGGCGGTCCCGTGAGTCCATGGCGGCCCACGTCGCCGCGATGGTCGACTTCCAGGACGCGGGCGCGGCGGTGTTCGACTACGGCAACTCGATCCGGGCCGAAGCACAGCTCGGCGGGTTCGACCGAGCGTTCGCATTCCCCGGCTTCGTCCCGGCGTACATCCGACCGCAGTTCGAGGAGGGACGAGGACCGTTCCGCTGGGTGGCGCTGTCCGGAGACCCGGAGGACATCTTCAAGACGGACCGCGCGATCGCCGAGCTGTTCCCCGAGGACGCGGCGCTTCACCGGTGGCTCGACAAGGCGGGATCGGCCGTCCACTTCGAAGGGCTGCCGGCGCGCATCTGCTGGCTCGGCTACCAGGAGCGGCACCTCGCCGGACTGAAGTTCAACGAGATGGTCGCCTCGGGAGAGCTGTCCGCGCCGATCGTCATCGGCCGTGACCACCTCGACTCCGGCTCCGTCGCGTCCCCGTACCGGGAGACCGAGGCCATGAAGGACGGATCCGACGCGATCGCCGACTGGCCACTGCTCAACGCCCTCCTCAACACGGCCTCCGGCGCCTCGTGGGTGTCGCTGCACCACGGCGGCGGCGTGGGGATCGGCCGCTCGATTCACGCCGGGCAGGTGACGGTGGCGGACGGCACCGCCCTCGCCGCGGAGAAACTGGCCCGCGTGCTGACGAACGACCCCGGAACCGGGGTCATGCGGCATGTGGATGCCGGCTACGAGCACGCCAAGGAGGTCGCGCGCGACCGCGGACTGAAGGTGCCGATGCTGTGACGACGACGCTCATCTCCGGGATCGGAGAACTGACAACGAACGTCGCCGTCGACGCGGATCCGACCGGCACGCTCCGGGATGGGGCCGTGCTGATCGACGGCGAGCGGATCGTGTGGGTGGGCTCGTCCGCTGTGGCGCCTGCGGCCGACGAGATCGTCGACGCCCAGGGGCGGGCCGTGATCCCCGGATTCGTCGACAGCCACAGCCACCTCGTCTTCGCCGGCGACCGGGCCGCGGAGTTCGAGGCACGCATGGCCGGACAGCGGTACGCCGCGGGCGGCATCCGCTCGACGGTCCAGGCGACGCGCGCGGCGAGCGACGACGAGCTGCGGACCCGGCTGCACGGGTTCATCCAGGAGCTGCAGCAGCAGGGCACCACCACGGTCGAGATCAAGAGCGGGTACGGTCTCTCTGTCGCGGAGGAGGAGCGCCTCGTGCGGCTCGCCGCCGAAGTGACGTCGGAGGTCACGTTCCTCGGTGCGCACGTCGTTCCGGTCGAGTACGCCGACGATCCCGATGGCTATGTCGACCTCGTCGTCGGGCCCATGCTCGACGCCTGCGCTCCGCACTCCCGGTGGATCGACGTATTCTGCGAGACCGGCGCCTTCTCGGTGGCGCAGTCACGGCGGATCCTCGAGGCCGGCATCGCCCGGGGGCTCGCACCTCGGGTGCATGCGAGCCAGCTCGGGCCGGGCGACGGCGTGCGGCTGGCGATCGAGCTGGGGGCGGCCTCGGTGGACCACGGCACCTACCTCACCGACGCGGACATCGCCGCGCTCGCCGCGTCGGACACGGTGCTCACGCTGCTGCCCGGAGTCGAGTTCTCCACGCGTCAGCCCTATCCGGACGCCCGCCGGCTCGTGGACGCAGGGGTGACCGTGGCGCTCGCGTGCGACACGAACCCCGGGTCGAGCTTCACGTCGTCCATGGCCTTCTGCATCGCCATCGCCGTGCGCGACATGGGCATGACACCCGCCGAGGCGGTCTGGGCCGCCACAGCGGGTGGGGCACTGGCGCTCCGGCGCGACGACATCGGCCGGATCGCGCCTGGGGCGCGCGCCGATCTCGTACTGCTCGATGCCCCCACCCGGGTGCACCTCGCGTACCGGCCGGGGGTGCCGCTGGTGCAGCGCGTCTGGAAGGACGGCCGCGCGGTCGTGTGACCGTCTCCGTCCTGCGTGCCTGCGCGGGATCGAAACCGCCCTTTCCCGGTCTCCCCGGGGCGCGTTCTCGATCCCGCAGCAAGGGGGCCGCGGGAACGGAACCGTCAGCCCGGGAACGGCTGCGCTGGGCCTATCGCGCGGCGCGGCCGGCGAGCAGCTCGAGCACGCAGAGGGCCGCGAGTCGCACGGTGCGACCGTCCTCGGCATCCGCTGTCGCATCGACTTCGGCGATGTCGGCGCTGACCACCCGCGGATCAGTGGCCACCGCGCGGGCGAGGGCGCGCAGCTCCCACGCCGCCAGGCCCCCGGGGACGCTGGCCGGGCACCCCGGAGCGACCGCACGGTCGCACACGTCCACGTCGATGTCGAGGTGCACGCGGGGCCCGTCGCCCGCCCCCGCGATCTCGACAGCCTCGGCCACGACATCGGCGATCCCCCGACGGCGCACGTCGTCGAGCGTGATGACCCTGATGCCCCAGTCCGTCGCGCGGCGGGCGTAGGCGGCGGAGTTCGCGAAGTCGGCGAGGCCGATCTGCACGATGCGGGTGGGGTCGATGGGGGCGGTCGGGATGCCCGCCGCAGCCGGGGCGTCCTCGACGAGTCGCCGCACCGGCGTGCCGTTGGAGATGCCGTCGCGCAGGTCGAAGTGGGCGTCGAACGTGATCAGGCCCGTCGCCTCCGCGCCGAGGGCGACCGGGTAGGTGAGGGAGTTGTCGCCGCCCAGAGCGATGACGAGGTCCGACGCTCCCGCGAGCTCCCGGACCCGCTCGATCGTCCGCGCCTCTCCCGCATCGCCGTCCGGCTCCCGCACGTCCCCGCCGTCCGCGATGCGGAGCACCTCGTCCAGGTCGATCGTCGGCGGGCCGAGGACCGTCGTGCCGTAGCGGGGGAGCGCCGCGCGGATCGCGGCCGGCGTCGCGTGTGCTCCCGTCGGGGACAACGAGGTGCGCCAGGTCGGGACACCGAGGAGCACGGCGTCCGCCGCCCCTTCGAAAGCGGGCCAGGCGCCGGCACGCGGCCAGAGCGGATCGTGGGACAGTGCCATGTCAGACTCCCGGGATCAGGGCGTGGGCGACGGTGAAGATCGCGAGGCCGGCGAGGGCGCCGACGACGGTGCCGTTCAGGCGGATGTACTGCAGGTCGCGGCCGACCATGAGCTCGATCTTCTCCGTGGTCTCCGCGGGATCCCAGCGCTCGACCGTGTCGGTGATGATCGAGGCGATGTCGTGGCGGTACCGGTCGACGAGGAAGACGGCCGCATCGGAGACCCACGTGTCGACCCGTCGCTGCAGAGCCGCGTCGGTCGTGAGTCGCTCGCCGACCTCCTGCAGGGCCTGGACGGCGCGGCGCCGCAGGCCGCTCTCCGGATCGGCGAGGGAGATGAGAAGGCCGTTCTTGGCGGTGTTCCATGCCTCCGCCGCGAGGGCGCCGACGCGAGGGCTGTCGAAGAGCGCGGCCTTGGCGTTCTCCAGCTTCTCGCGCGTCGCAGGGTCGTTCTGCAGAGCATCCGCGAGGCGGGACAGGTACCCGTCGATCGCGAGGCGGGCCGGGTGCCCCGGGTCGGCCTGCACGGCGCGGACGAACTTGACCGCCTCGTTGTACACGGTGTCGTCGATGAGGCGGTGCGCGACCTTCGGCATCCACCCGGGGAGGCGCCGCGAGACGAGCCCGGCGAAGGAGGAGGCGTTCGCGTCCAGCCAGCGGCCGATGCTGTCCACCGCGAGGTCGACGGCGCCGTGGTGCGCTTCCGCGTCCACGATCTTCTCCAGCCATGCTCCGGCGGGCGGTCCCCACTCCGGTGCGACGAGGTGCTCCCGGGCGAGGTCGGCGAGGAGGTCGCGCACGTCATCGTCGCTCAGCGCGTTCAGCACGGCCGTCGCGATCGTCGCGCCCTCGGCCGCCACACGCTCGGCGTGCGGGGTCTCGCGGAGCCATTCGCCGGCGCGGAGGGCGATCGCGGTGGTGGTGAGCTTGGTCCGCACGACATCGGCGGCGAGGAAGTTCGTCTCCACGAACTCGCCCAGCGTGCGGCCGATCTCGTCCTTGCGGTTGGGGATGATCGCCGTGTGCGGGATGGGGAGGCCGAGCGGTCGGCGGAACAGCGCCGTCACCGCGAACCAGTCCGCCAGCGCGCCGACCATCCCGCCCTCCGCCGCGGCTCGGACGTAGGCGAGCCAGCCGACGCGCTCCTGGAACGCGAACGCGACGATGAAGGCGACCGCCATGAAGATCAGTGCGCCGAGCGCGACGGCCTTCATCCGCCGCAGCGCGCGTCGGCGATCCTGGTCGGCCAGGGACAGCAGCGTCGTGGGTGTTCGCGGCATGACGTCATCCTTTCACGGGGCGAGTACCCTCGATACGTGATCGAAGACATCAAGAAGCGCGCCCTGCATCGCACGAGCATCCTCGAGGGTCAGATGCGCGGCGTCGCGCGGATGATCGAGAACGAGGAGTACTGCATGGACATCATCACGCAGTCCCGCGCCATCCAGCGCTCTCTGGAGTCGCTCAACCGCTTGCTGCTGGAGAATCACCTGCGCACCCACGTCACCCATATGTTCGAGGACGGGGGCGAGGAGCGCGACAAGGCCGTCGGCGAGCTCCTCAAGGCGTTCGACTTCGACCGGAAGTAGGGACGCCACAGCGCCCCGCCGTCGTGGGCGGGACGCTGCGGCCGTTCGTCAGCGTCCGCTGTCGAACACTTCGCCCTCCATCGCGTCGTACCCCTCGGCCTGCGGATCTCCGTGCGCGCCGCCCGAGATGGCGTACTCCTCTTCGGGCGACAGCACCAGCCGGTGGCGGAAGAACAGCCCGAATCCGAGCAGGATCACCACATAGACGACGGCGATGGCGATGATCGCAGGCCCGAAGGTCGGATTCAGCAGGAACCCGACGAAGATGAGCGCGGCGATGACCAGCGCGAGCACGGCGCCGGGGACGCCCCACGGGCTGCGGTAGGGGCGATTCGCGGAAGGGTACTTCTTCCGCAGGATCATGAACGCGATCAGCTGCAGACCGTACGCCAGCACGGCGCCCCAGACGGCGATGTTGAGCACGATCGCTCCGGCCACGGAGCCGGCGCCCTCGGCATCGACGGCCGCCAGCACGTCAAGGACGATGAGCGCGACGAAGCCGATGGCCGCGCCGATCACGAGTGCGACCCAGGGCGTCTGGCGCTTCCCGGTCAGCGAGAGGAACCGCGGGTAGTAGCCGGCGCGGGACAGGGAATACATGTTGCGGCCGTACGCGAACATGATGCCCTGAAGCGAGGCGAGCAGACCGATCAGGGCGAACAGCGCGAGGACAGCGGCGAGCTGATCGCCGACGATCGCGCGGAATCCGTCGAGGAGCGGTTCGCCGGCGGTGCCGGTCGCCTCGGCACCGATCACTCCGGTGTTCAGGAACAGCACGAGCAGGCCGGTGACGATGAGCGTGCCGCGGGCCCAGAACCCCGCCTTCGGGATGTCGCGTGTCGGGTTGTGCGATTCCTCGGCGGCGAGCGGCAGCTCCTCGATGCCGAGGAAGAACCACATGGCGAAGGGGAGGGCGAACAGGATCGGCAGGACGCCGTGCGGCAGGAACTCCGTCTGGCCGGGGTCGGGGGCGATGTCCCACAGCGCGTCCCAGCTGAACGCCCCGGAGAAGATCGCCATCGCGGAGAACACCAGGATGATGCCGATCGAGATGATCGAGACGATGATCGCGAAACGGAAGGAGATCGCTGCCCCCGCGGAGTTGAGCGCGATGAAGACGATGTACAGGATGAGGTACCAGATCCATCCCGGGAGCTCCAGCCCGAGCAGCTCGCTCGTGATGCCGTTCGCGTAGGACGCGGAGAAGTAGACGATCACCGCCGTCGTCGCCACGTACTCGATGGTCTCTGCTGCGCCGGTGACCAGGCCACCCCAGGGCCCCATCGCCGATCGCGCGAACGAGTACGCGCCGCCCGTGTGCGGCATCATGGCGGCCATCTCGCCGATGGC includes:
- the hutU gene encoding urocanate hydratase; amino-acid sequence: MTEENAARTVRAARGAERTAKSWGAEAAKRMLMNNLDPEVAEHPEDLVVYGGTGKAARSWAAYEAIVRTLDELEPDETLLVQSGKPVGVFRTHEWAPRVLIANSNLVGDWATWPEFRRLEDLGLTMYGQMTAGSWIYIGTQGILQGTYETFAAVARSLGKDSLRGTLTLTAGAGGMGGAQPLAVTLNEGAVLIVDVDETRLARRVEHRYLDEYTTDLDAAVARVVAAKDAGHALSVGVVGNAAEIFPELRRRGVPIDVVTDQTSAHDPLAYLPIGIDVARWKEEAARDPEGFTRRSRESMAAHVAAMVDFQDAGAAVFDYGNSIRAEAQLGGFDRAFAFPGFVPAYIRPQFEEGRGPFRWVALSGDPEDIFKTDRAIAELFPEDAALHRWLDKAGSAVHFEGLPARICWLGYQERHLAGLKFNEMVASGELSAPIVIGRDHLDSGSVASPYRETEAMKDGSDAIADWPLLNALLNTASGASWVSLHHGGGVGIGRSIHAGQVTVADGTALAAEKLARVLTNDPGTGVMRHVDAGYEHAKEVARDRGLKVPML
- the hutI gene encoding imidazolonepropionase; protein product: MTTTLISGIGELTTNVAVDADPTGTLRDGAVLIDGERIVWVGSSAVAPAADEIVDAQGRAVIPGFVDSHSHLVFAGDRAAEFEARMAGQRYAAGGIRSTVQATRAASDDELRTRLHGFIQELQQQGTTTVEIKSGYGLSVAEEERLVRLAAEVTSEVTFLGAHVVPVEYADDPDGYVDLVVGPMLDACAPHSRWIDVFCETGAFSVAQSRRILEAGIARGLAPRVHASQLGPGDGVRLAIELGAASVDHGTYLTDADIAALAASDTVLTLLPGVEFSTRQPYPDARRLVDAGVTVALACDTNPGSSFTSSMAFCIAIAVRDMGMTPAEAVWAATAGGALALRRDDIGRIAPGARADLVLLDAPTRVHLAYRPGVPLVQRVWKDGRAVV
- a CDS encoding agmatinase family protein, giving the protein MALSHDPLWPRAGAWPAFEGAADAVLLGVPTWRTSLSPTGAHATPAAIRAALPRYGTTVLGPPTIDLDEVLRIADGGDVREPDGDAGEARTIERVRELAGASDLVIALGGDNSLTYPVALGAEATGLITFDAHFDLRDGISNGTPVRRLVEDAPAAAGIPTAPIDPTRIVQIGLADFANSAAYARRATDWGIRVITLDDVRRRGIADVVAEAVEIAGAGDGPRVHLDIDVDVCDRAVAPGCPASVPGGLAAWELRALARAVATDPRVVSADIAEVDATADAEDGRTVRLAALCVLELLAGRAAR
- a CDS encoding DUF445 domain-containing protein, producing MPRTPTTLLSLADQDRRRALRRMKAVALGALIFMAVAFIVAFAFQERVGWLAYVRAAAEGGMVGALADWFAVTALFRRPLGLPIPHTAIIPNRKDEIGRTLGEFVETNFLAADVVRTKLTTTAIALRAGEWLRETPHAERVAAEGATIATAVLNALSDDDVRDLLADLAREHLVAPEWGPPAGAWLEKIVDAEAHHGAVDLAVDSIGRWLDANASSFAGLVSRRLPGWMPKVAHRLIDDTVYNEAVKFVRAVQADPGHPARLAIDGYLSRLADALQNDPATREKLENAKAALFDSPRVGALAAEAWNTAKNGLLISLADPESGLRRRAVQALQEVGERLTTDAALQRRVDTWVSDAAVFLVDRYRHDIASIITDTVERWDPAETTEKIELMVGRDLQYIRLNGTVVGALAGLAIFTVAHALIPGV
- a CDS encoding metal-sensitive transcriptional regulator → MIEDIKKRALHRTSILEGQMRGVARMIENEEYCMDIITQSRAIQRSLESLNRLLLENHLRTHVTHMFEDGGEERDKAVGELLKAFDFDRK
- a CDS encoding amino acid permease, translated to MSGQSRESRKVAGATYTRAGNDYFEKRTLKRSAGVWGLWGLAVAAVISGDFSGWNFGIDFAGFGGMLIAFVILVLMYYGMIFAIGEMAAMMPHTGGAYSFARSAMGPWGGLVTGAAETIEYVATTAVIVYFSASYANGITSELLGLELPGWIWYLILYIVFIALNSAGAAISFRFAIIVSIISIGIILVFSAMAIFSGAFSWDALWDIAPDPGQTEFLPHGVLPILFALPFAMWFFLGIEELPLAAEESHNPTRDIPKAGFWARGTLIVTGLLVLFLNTGVIGAEATGTAGEPLLDGFRAIVGDQLAAVLALFALIGLLASLQGIMFAYGRNMYSLSRAGYYPRFLSLTGKRQTPWVALVIGAAIGFVALIVLDVLAAVDAEGAGSVAGAIVLNIAVWGAVLAYGLQLIAFMILRKKYPSANRPYRSPWGVPGAVLALVIAALIFVGFLLNPTFGPAIIAIAVVYVVILLGFGLFFRHRLVLSPEEEYAISGGAHGDPQAEGYDAMEGEVFDSGR